A section of the Flavobacteriales bacterium genome encodes:
- a CDS encoding universal stress protein: MAEKNPFILVPTDFTSTADTAINHAAKLASVTGDEIRLLHVVNKDTKSKLKKAGESLDDLNAKMDAQVQQVKSTYNVKADSHLREGSIFTTIGEVAEEIGAKLIVMGTHGVIGMQHITGAWAVKVITSSPVPVIVVQKKNIADHGYKTIVFPIDSSRETKQKVIHTISIAKDFGSMVHLFASHETDEFLINARNNNIAWAENMFKKNGVEYKLAQADGNHAKQTIKYASQVGADLITILTDDSDVSVSGFVLGPDHEKVINNDAQIATMCVNPVANLYNIGNVLFL; this comes from the coding sequence ATGGCCGAAAAGAACCCTTTCATTCTTGTTCCTACTGACTTTACTTCAACAGCAGATACCGCTATTAATCACGCAGCTAAACTTGCTTCAGTAACTGGAGATGAGATCCGCCTGTTACACGTGGTCAATAAAGACACAAAGTCGAAATTGAAAAAGGCGGGAGAATCGCTTGATGACCTGAATGCTAAGATGGACGCTCAAGTGCAACAGGTCAAATCAACGTATAACGTTAAAGCCGATTCTCATTTGAGGGAAGGTTCAATTTTCACCACCATAGGTGAAGTTGCTGAAGAAATAGGGGCGAAGCTTATAGTGATGGGAACCCATGGCGTGATAGGTATGCAGCACATTACGGGAGCTTGGGCAGTGAAAGTGATTACCTCTTCACCTGTTCCAGTAATTGTTGTTCAGAAAAAGAATATTGCTGACCATGGTTACAAGACAATTGTTTTTCCAATTGATTCAAGCCGAGAAACAAAGCAAAAGGTTATCCACACCATTAGTATTGCCAAAGATTTCGGTTCAATGGTTCATCTATTTGCAAGTCATGAGACGGATGAGTTTCTGATCAATGCGCGGAACAACAACATCGCTTGGGCAGAGAACATGTTCAAAAAAAATGGGGTTGAATATAAATTGGCCCAAGCTGATGGCAACCATGCTAAGCAAACAATCAAATATGCCTCCCAAGTTGGAGCAGACCTCATCACGATCCTCACAGATGATAGCGATGTAAGTGTTTCTGGTTTCGTGTTGGGGCCAGATCACGAGAAGGTGATAAACAATGATGCGCAAATAGCCACAATGTGTGTTAATCCTGTTGCTAATCTGTACAACATAGGGAACGTTCTTTTCTTGTAA
- a CDS encoding HD domain-containing protein has protein sequence MDYKGATKHILDRLEQELPAHLTYHGHHHTIDVMEATERIGRSEGLNEVDLRLALVAAAYHDCGFLYGHKDHELKGCEIARELLPQFGFTSEEVDQICRMIMATKVPQEPKDQLSQILCDADLDYLGREDFEAIATNLFHELRELKIVETIESWNRIQLSFLAQHSYHTNYGKEYRQLSKQMHLERIRSIVSTYDN, from the coding sequence ATGGATTATAAAGGCGCAACGAAACATATATTAGATCGACTCGAACAGGAACTTCCTGCGCACCTAACCTATCATGGACATCACCATACAATTGACGTGATGGAAGCCACTGAGCGAATCGGAAGGTCGGAAGGATTGAATGAGGTCGATTTGCGCTTGGCATTGGTTGCTGCTGCATATCATGATTGTGGTTTTCTTTATGGGCATAAGGACCATGAGCTCAAAGGTTGCGAAATTGCCAGAGAACTTTTGCCGCAATTTGGATTTACATCTGAAGAGGTCGATCAGATCTGTAGAATGATCATGGCAACCAAAGTTCCTCAAGAACCGAAGGATCAACTGTCGCAAATTCTTTGCGATGCTGATCTAGATTACCTTGGTAGGGAAGACTTTGAGGCTATTGCCACCAATTTGTTTCATGAGTTGCGAGAGTTGAAAATTGTCGAAACGATTGAATCGTGGAATAGAATTCAGTTAAGCTTTTTAGCACAACACTCCTATCACACTAACTATGGGAAGGAATACAGGCAACTATCCAAACAAATGCACTTGGAGAGAATTAGGTCAATTGTGAGTACTTATGACAATTGA
- a CDS encoding tail fiber domain-containing protein, whose protein sequence is MKIVRLLVGVLLMSPIVSIAQNVGVDESNPAQKLDVKGAIRLQNQNNSVGVAGSIRWNGTTLQYHDGLNWISLSSTAGTVTSVSVTTANGVSGTVTNPTSTPAISLSLGAITPSSIAATGNISTTGNVSATGTLSGFNFSGSSIGTNTGDQTITLTGPVTGSGTGSFATTITNGAVTYSKIQDIGATRILGNPTGLAAAPSEISLGTGLSFSGTTLTATGFTGNLAGDVAGPQGATVIQDNSVDGTDIALGSDASGDIIYYNGADYARLGVGSAGQVLKVSGGVPSWGSDANTVTGVTAPITLSAGNIGIVGQGSATTVLHGGAGNASFSAVVTNDVADNAITYAKMQDLVTPGLIGATAVGTPQTIGLGTGLAFSGSNLTVTGVVTSLAVDNGLTQGGTASVPTIKLGGPLTQTTTTITQDGAETFVIANASTASTVIDLQSTGDFEVKDNGAVLSALIVKDDGKVGVGTNVPSQALQVQVSNNGFNLPLYLRNKNGTQTGVNGVGIGFNSESGVTDQIKAAIYHERTGNYGVGKLHFLMNNVGDATSVSGAQITSNQVALTIQPDGNVGIGEVSPGYKLQINGKVKSTGINETSDLRLKKDINGIENASELVAALNGVTYHWRKDEFPKMGFDDKLQYGLIAQEVEKVVPELVGTDSEGWKSIEYSHLVPILLEALKEQSEEIEQLKEGQTACKNEVGTLRAEVEIMMNVFEAKLDAVSNQGTSLTAE, encoded by the coding sequence ATGAAAATAGTTCGTTTACTTGTAGGGGTTTTGTTAATGTCTCCGATTGTCTCCATTGCACAGAATGTTGGTGTTGATGAAAGTAACCCAGCGCAGAAATTGGACGTGAAAGGTGCAATTCGCTTGCAAAACCAAAATAATTCAGTTGGAGTAGCGGGTTCCATTCGTTGGAACGGAACAACATTGCAATATCATGATGGTTTGAATTGGATTTCTTTATCATCTACTGCTGGAACCGTTACCTCAGTTTCCGTAACTACTGCCAATGGGGTTTCTGGAACAGTAACAAACCCGACCTCCACTCCAGCCATCTCTCTGTCTCTTGGTGCAATTACTCCTTCAAGTATTGCTGCTACCGGGAACATCTCCACCACTGGGAATGTTTCTGCTACTGGAACGCTAAGCGGGTTCAACTTCTCAGGGTCTAGTATTGGGACGAATACTGGGGATCAAACCATTACTCTTACTGGCCCTGTTACGGGGAGTGGCACTGGTTCATTTGCCACCACAATTACAAATGGCGCTGTGACGTATAGTAAAATTCAAGACATTGGCGCTACGCGCATCTTGGGTAATCCAACAGGTTTAGCAGCAGCTCCATCAGAGATTTCTTTGGGCACGGGTCTTTCTTTCAGCGGAACAACTCTTACTGCAACTGGATTCACTGGTAACCTTGCTGGAGATGTTGCTGGACCGCAAGGAGCTACTGTTATTCAGGATAATAGTGTTGATGGCACTGATATTGCCCTTGGTTCCGATGCATCAGGGGACATCATATATTATAACGGTGCCGATTATGCGCGTTTAGGTGTTGGTAGTGCTGGACAGGTGTTAAAGGTTTCTGGAGGTGTGCCTTCTTGGGGCTCGGATGCAAATACAGTTACTGGAGTTACTGCACCTATCACACTGAGTGCTGGAAATATTGGAATTGTGGGGCAAGGAAGTGCAACGACAGTTCTTCATGGAGGGGCTGGTAATGCTTCATTCAGTGCAGTTGTAACGAATGATGTGGCAGACAACGCGATAACGTACGCCAAAATGCAAGATTTGGTAACTCCAGGTTTGATTGGGGCAACAGCAGTTGGAACCCCACAGACAATAGGATTGGGAACTGGACTTGCCTTCAGCGGCAGTAACTTAACAGTCACAGGAGTTGTAACTTCTTTGGCTGTGGACAATGGTCTTACTCAAGGAGGTACAGCATCAGTTCCAACCATTAAGCTTGGAGGCCCACTAACTCAGACCACGACTACAATCACACAAGATGGCGCTGAAACATTCGTTATTGCCAACGCGAGTACTGCTAGTACTGTAATTGACCTTCAAAGCACTGGTGATTTTGAGGTAAAGGACAATGGCGCAGTGCTGTCCGCGTTAATTGTTAAAGATGACGGAAAAGTGGGTGTAGGAACCAATGTTCCATCTCAAGCCTTGCAGGTGCAGGTTAGTAACAACGGGTTTAATCTGCCATTGTATCTTAGAAATAAAAACGGTACGCAAACTGGAGTAAATGGAGTTGGAATCGGATTCAATAGTGAAAGTGGCGTCACTGACCAAATTAAAGCAGCCATTTACCACGAAAGAACGGGTAACTATGGAGTCGGAAAATTACATTTCTTGATGAACAATGTTGGAGATGCGACTAGCGTTTCTGGAGCCCAGATTACTTCGAACCAAGTGGCACTAACCATACAACCTGATGGTAACGTTGGAATTGGAGAGGTTTCTCCTGGGTATAAGTTGCAAATTAATGGAAAGGTGAAGTCGACAGGTATCAATGAAACCTCTGACCTGCGGTTGAAAAAGGACATCAATGGAATTGAAAATGCATCTGAACTTGTTGCGGCACTGAATGGGGTTACTTATCACTGGAGAAAAGATGAATTCCCTAAAATGGGCTTCGATGATAAACTGCAGTATGGACTTATTGCACAGGAAGTCGAAAAAGTCGTGCCTGAGCTGGTTGGTACCGATTCAGAAGGATGGAAGTCTATTGAATATTCTCATTTGGTTCCAATACTATTGGAAGCCCTTAAAGAACAAAGCGAAGAAATTGAACAACTTAAAGAAGGACAAACTGCTTGCAAAAATGAAGTAGGAACCCTTCGTGCAGAGGTTGAAATAATGATGAATGTTTTTGAAGCTAAGCTTGATGCGGTTTCGAATCAAGGAACATCCCTAACTGCAGAGTAG
- the mnmH gene encoding tRNA 2-selenouridine(34) synthase MnmH, whose amino-acid sequence MEYLNPNNFLLATETMAVVDVRSPQEFESGHLPGATSIPLFADDERAIVGTIYKQQGKKDAIEKGLEIVGPKMAELAKRAAQVAVNGNLGVYCWRGGMRSNRMAWLFEQVGLNCTVLEGGYKAYRNAALGGYSELKNFIVIDGPTGSGKTNILHALKDSGEQILDLEGLASHKGSAFGNIGMNPQPTSQQFQNDLYHELRSLSLEKRIWIEREGMTIGRVYLPQPLWLTLRSSAAIAIEVPLEIRVQRLVADYGSSSFSSLETGIKKLQQNLGGQNMKLALELLAAGKLDEVAELLLSYYDKRYSFSKDKYVARPPTVLKLNEANSAINAQLMIDLANKLKL is encoded by the coding sequence ATGGAGTACTTAAATCCGAACAATTTTTTGCTTGCCACGGAAACGATGGCCGTTGTAGATGTTCGTTCGCCACAAGAATTTGAGTCTGGACACCTTCCTGGCGCCACCAGTATTCCCTTGTTTGCTGATGACGAACGGGCCATTGTGGGAACGATTTACAAACAACAGGGTAAAAAAGATGCGATTGAAAAAGGCTTAGAGATTGTCGGTCCTAAAATGGCTGAATTGGCTAAACGGGCTGCACAAGTTGCCGTGAACGGAAATTTAGGCGTTTACTGTTGGCGCGGAGGCATGCGAAGCAACAGAATGGCGTGGCTTTTTGAGCAGGTTGGACTCAATTGCACCGTCCTTGAGGGCGGGTACAAAGCCTACAGAAATGCTGCGCTTGGTGGTTATTCTGAACTAAAAAACTTCATCGTAATTGACGGTCCAACAGGAAGTGGGAAAACCAATATTTTACATGCGCTAAAAGACTCTGGAGAGCAGATCTTGGACTTGGAAGGATTAGCAAGCCACAAAGGCTCTGCGTTCGGAAACATCGGGATGAATCCGCAGCCGACATCGCAGCAATTCCAGAATGATCTCTATCATGAATTAAGGAGTCTTAGCTTGGAAAAACGTATTTGGATAGAACGGGAAGGGATGACAATCGGTCGTGTTTATCTGCCACAGCCGCTGTGGCTGACATTACGAAGTTCTGCCGCAATTGCCATAGAGGTTCCTTTGGAAATAAGGGTCCAACGTCTAGTGGCTGACTATGGTTCGTCCTCATTCTCCTCACTAGAAACCGGAATTAAAAAACTTCAGCAAAACCTTGGCGGGCAGAATATGAAACTCGCCTTGGAACTCCTTGCAGCCGGAAAATTGGACGAGGTTGCTGAGCTACTTCTATCCTATTACGATAAACGATACTCATTCAGTAAAGACAAATACGTGGCTCGTCCACCAACTGTTCTGAAACTGAACGAAGCCAATAGCGCCATCAACGCACAACTAATGATTGACTTAGCAAACAAACTCAAACTATGA
- the selD gene encoding selenide, water dikinase SelD, with product MSTEAIKLTQFSHGSGCGCKISPQVLAQILSSSEKAAEFPDLLVGNATKDDAAVYRISDDQAIISTTDFFMPIVDDAFQFGGIASANALSDVYAMGGKPLMAIAILGWPLDRIPTDVAQQVMEGARSICAKANIPLAGGHSIDSPEPIFGLSVTGSVNISNLKRNDNAQVGDSIYITKPLGVGILSAAQKRGKAVAKDHEMAVKQMLKLNTFGAVASVLNGVSAMTDVTGFGLMGHLIEVCEGSSVSAEINYSKVPLLENLKTYLDQFIYPDMTMKNFSSYSSKTSTLGGEQLFTLCDPQTSGGLLICVNPEAEIEFLALAKEENQPVWRIGLITDLKEKIVSVLNG from the coding sequence ATGAGTACAGAAGCCATAAAACTCACCCAATTTTCCCATGGTTCCGGATGTGGATGCAAAATATCACCACAGGTTTTAGCACAAATTCTTTCCAGTTCAGAGAAGGCTGCGGAATTTCCTGATCTATTGGTAGGAAATGCAACGAAAGACGATGCCGCTGTTTACCGCATAAGCGATGATCAAGCCATCATCAGTACCACGGACTTCTTTATGCCAATTGTAGATGACGCATTCCAATTTGGAGGAATTGCTTCGGCCAATGCGCTTTCAGACGTTTATGCTATGGGCGGAAAACCGTTGATGGCAATCGCTATCTTGGGTTGGCCGTTGGATAGGATTCCCACGGATGTTGCACAACAGGTCATGGAGGGCGCTAGGTCTATTTGCGCCAAGGCAAACATACCATTGGCCGGTGGTCACAGCATCGATTCGCCCGAACCAATATTTGGTCTTTCGGTAACTGGTTCAGTCAACATCTCAAATCTGAAAAGAAACGACAATGCTCAGGTTGGCGATTCCATATATATAACCAAGCCGCTAGGTGTTGGCATTTTGAGTGCAGCACAAAAGCGCGGAAAGGCAGTTGCGAAAGACCATGAAATGGCCGTTAAGCAAATGCTGAAACTAAACACTTTTGGAGCTGTCGCTTCGGTACTGAATGGCGTTTCTGCCATGACTGATGTGACTGGTTTTGGTTTGATGGGACATTTGATTGAAGTGTGCGAAGGAAGTAGTGTTTCTGCAGAGATTAATTATTCTAAAGTGCCGCTTTTAGAAAACCTGAAAACGTACCTGGATCAATTCATTTATCCAGATATGACCATGAAGAACTTTAGCAGCTATTCATCTAAGACTTCCACTTTGGGCGGAGAACAGCTTTTCACTCTTTGCGATCCACAAACAAGTGGCGGCTTGCTGATATGTGTTAACCCTGAAGCTGAAATAGAGTTTCTCGCCTTGGCCAAAGAAGAAAATCAGCCCGTTTGGAGAATTGGATTGATAACTGACTTGAAGGAAAAAATCGTTTCTGTGCTGAACGGTTGA
- a CDS encoding S8 family peptidase — translation MNQFNRILPVILCGALGFNTAFSQDASLKGWQMKDPSEGTYGVGAEKAYDLLKDRKPTRVVVAILDSGVDTDHEDLKANIWVNEDEIAGNGIDDDKNGYVDDINGWNFLGNEDGKNLDEANLEITRIYRKLAPKFQSVESEKSVAKTDRSDYSLFKKAETEILKELNDAAAEFGQIDGFLTVYMAADSAAKAQFGDEYSAENIQSWQPESDGNKLYQSILAGLSQDPNFSKEALEKYHDYLKDKLEYHYNPQFVDRSLIGDDPYNMEERFYGNNDVSAPHDDHGTHVAGIVGAINGNGIGMDGICKNVELMIVRTVPNGDEFDKDVANAIRYAADNGAHIINMSFGKAYSPDFEAVQQAIKYAEGKGVLMIHAAGNDAENLDKAANFPDPDYTFQKEPCSTWLTIGASASTGDEHLVGVFSNYGKKTVDLFSPGVSIYSTKPNNTYEFEDGTSMAAPVVSGVAALIKSYFPEITAVQLKELLLESSNKYPKLSVLLPDPEYQQNKSTKFKKLSSNGGVVNAYNAAKLALTLYAK, via the coding sequence ATGAATCAATTCAATCGAATTCTGCCTGTTATTCTCTGCGGAGCGCTCGGTTTTAATACAGCCTTCTCTCAAGACGCATCTCTTAAAGGATGGCAAATGAAAGATCCTTCCGAAGGAACATATGGTGTGGGGGCAGAAAAAGCATACGACTTGCTTAAGGATCGCAAACCAACGCGTGTGGTTGTGGCCATTTTGGATTCTGGTGTAGACACGGATCATGAAGATCTGAAAGCCAACATCTGGGTGAACGAAGACGAGATTGCTGGCAACGGCATTGACGATGACAAAAACGGCTACGTAGACGACATCAATGGTTGGAATTTTCTAGGAAATGAAGACGGAAAGAATTTGGATGAGGCTAACTTGGAAATAACGCGCATCTACAGAAAACTGGCACCTAAGTTTCAGAGCGTTGAATCAGAAAAATCTGTTGCTAAAACTGACCGTTCTGATTACAGTCTTTTCAAAAAGGCCGAAACAGAAATCCTGAAGGAATTGAATGATGCGGCTGCTGAATTTGGACAGATCGATGGTTTTTTGACCGTTTACATGGCAGCAGACAGTGCCGCCAAAGCACAGTTTGGCGATGAATATTCAGCGGAAAACATCCAATCGTGGCAACCGGAATCTGATGGCAATAAACTGTATCAAAGTATTCTGGCTGGTCTTTCTCAAGACCCTAACTTCTCAAAAGAGGCATTGGAGAAATACCACGATTACCTGAAGGACAAATTAGAATATCACTACAATCCACAGTTCGTAGATCGTTCACTCATCGGTGATGATCCCTATAACATGGAAGAGCGTTTTTACGGAAATAATGATGTTTCTGCACCACATGACGATCACGGAACACACGTTGCAGGAATTGTTGGTGCCATCAACGGAAACGGAATTGGAATGGACGGCATCTGCAAGAACGTGGAACTGATGATTGTGCGGACCGTGCCTAATGGTGATGAGTTTGACAAGGATGTGGCAAACGCCATTCGATATGCCGCTGACAATGGAGCTCACATCATCAACATGAGTTTTGGTAAAGCCTATTCTCCAGATTTCGAAGCTGTTCAGCAGGCAATTAAATATGCAGAAGGTAAAGGCGTGTTGATGATTCACGCTGCGGGTAATGATGCTGAGAACCTCGATAAAGCGGCCAATTTCCCCGATCCTGATTACACGTTTCAAAAAGAACCGTGCTCCACATGGTTGACCATTGGCGCATCAGCATCAACGGGTGATGAACATCTCGTTGGCGTTTTCTCAAATTACGGGAAGAAAACGGTCGATCTATTCTCGCCAGGCGTTAGCATTTATTCCACCAAACCGAATAACACTTACGAGTTTGAGGACGGAACAAGTATGGCCGCACCAGTCGTAAGTGGCGTTGCTGCATTGATCAAATCGTATTTCCCAGAAATTACGGCCGTTCAATTAAAAGAGCTTTTGCTCGAATCAAGCAACAAATACCCGAAGCTTTCGGTGCTTCTTCCAGACCCAGAATACCAGCAAAACAAATCCACTAAATTCAAGAAATTGTCAAGCAACGGAGGCGTAGTTAATGCTTACAATGCAGCAAAGTTGGCTTTAACACTTTACGCAAAATAA
- a CDS encoding FAD-binding oxidoreductase, producing the protein MQTENLIVGLGIAGLNLCHQLEKAGKSFIVIDNCPTNSASLIAGGIYNPVVFKRKLKSWKADVLIPTLVEAYDEIDARLNITSLHHQFPILKPITSIDDLGQWQRVIQEERLIPYVESIEMGSPEGPFKEGIIANTTIQNGGFLRIGKTLLAYRDYLKKKGLLIQDAFDYSDLHVNASRVEYKDILANRIIFSEGRFISENPYFSWVPFKPTKGQILTVKTDGSLTADRIYNHQFLLFPTEQKDVFKLGATYEWDRLDEIPTNASTDELLSKAEKVLNVKVEVLEEKAAIRPTVVDRRPVLGAHPEYKNIFLFNGMGTKGVMIAPYFAKQLVDFIYTHQELDSEVSLNRFLRRHYKKE; encoded by the coding sequence ATGCAGACAGAGAATTTGATTGTTGGCCTCGGAATCGCTGGCCTGAATCTCTGTCATCAACTCGAAAAGGCGGGAAAGTCGTTCATCGTCATCGATAATTGCCCAACTAATTCTGCTTCGCTGATTGCTGGCGGTATTTACAATCCTGTGGTCTTCAAGCGCAAGCTTAAAAGTTGGAAAGCTGATGTTCTCATTCCGACCTTAGTTGAGGCGTATGATGAGATAGACGCTCGATTGAATATTACATCACTACACCATCAATTCCCTATCCTCAAGCCAATAACATCTATTGATGACCTTGGACAATGGCAACGGGTAATTCAGGAAGAACGGCTCATTCCATATGTCGAATCAATCGAAATGGGTTCTCCGGAAGGACCTTTTAAAGAAGGAATTATTGCAAATACAACCATTCAGAATGGTGGATTTCTAAGAATTGGAAAGACACTTTTGGCCTATCGCGATTACTTGAAAAAGAAGGGATTGTTGATTCAAGACGCCTTTGATTATTCCGATCTTCACGTCAATGCTTCTAGGGTTGAATACAAAGACATACTTGCTAATCGGATTATATTCTCTGAAGGTCGTTTTATCTCCGAAAATCCCTATTTCAGCTGGGTGCCATTCAAGCCTACAAAAGGTCAGATTCTCACTGTTAAAACCGATGGCTCACTAACTGCGGATAGAATCTACAATCATCAGTTTCTTTTGTTCCCAACTGAACAGAAAGACGTGTTCAAACTTGGCGCTACGTACGAATGGGACAGATTGGATGAAATTCCAACCAACGCATCAACGGACGAGTTGCTTTCCAAAGCAGAAAAGGTTCTGAACGTAAAAGTCGAGGTGCTCGAAGAAAAGGCCGCCATTCGCCCAACGGTTGTGGATAGACGGCCAGTACTTGGCGCTCATCCCGAATACAAAAACATCTTCCTATTTAACGGAATGGGAACGAAAGGGGTGATGATTGCGCCCTATTTCGCAAAGCAATTGGTCGATTTCATCTACACTCATCAGGAACTTGACTCGGAAGTTAGCTTGAACCGATTTCTTCGCAGGCACTATAAGAAAGAGTGA
- the lipB gene encoding lipoyl(octanoyl) transferase LipB yields MTHKVFFEDKGLVPYKECWDYQLGQFHEMTDRKKWNKLNPQLENPTESRLIFCSHPNVYTLGKSGNEENLLLNQSELKLHGAEFYHINRGGDITYHGPGQIVGYPIFDLDFFFHDIHKFIDKLEDAIIATLAEYGIEAGRGPKGFTGVWIDWEHAEKARKICAFGMHTSRWVTMHGFALNVNTDLEYYKHIIPCGIDDKAVTSMQQELRMVVNEEEVKLKLKSAIQKELGIHSFL; encoded by the coding sequence ATGACTCATAAGGTCTTTTTCGAAGACAAAGGCCTCGTTCCTTACAAGGAATGTTGGGATTATCAGCTTGGTCAGTTTCACGAAATGACCGATAGAAAGAAGTGGAACAAGCTCAATCCCCAACTCGAAAACCCCACTGAAAGTCGGCTTATCTTCTGTTCTCACCCGAATGTGTACACATTGGGTAAGAGCGGAAACGAAGAAAACTTACTTCTGAACCAAAGTGAGCTGAAGCTTCATGGCGCGGAATTTTACCACATCAATCGCGGAGGTGATATTACTTATCACGGTCCTGGTCAGATAGTTGGCTACCCGATTTTTGACCTTGATTTTTTCTTCCACGACATCCATAAATTCATTGATAAACTGGAAGATGCCATCATCGCTACGTTAGCTGAGTATGGAATTGAAGCAGGTCGAGGGCCCAAAGGTTTTACGGGCGTTTGGATCGATTGGGAACATGCTGAAAAGGCACGCAAAATCTGTGCCTTCGGGATGCACACCAGCCGCTGGGTGACGATGCATGGCTTTGCGCTGAATGTGAATACAGATTTAGAGTATTACAAGCACATTATTCCGTGCGGAATTGACGATAAGGCTGTTACTTCTATGCAGCAGGAATTAAGAATGGTTGTGAACGAAGAAGAAGTGAAATTGAAGTTGAAATCAGCAATTCAGAAAGAACTCGGAATTCACTCTTTCTTATAG
- a CDS encoding bifunctional phosphoglucose/phosphomannose isomerase has product MKELIKDFTNQIAHAIVIGNAYSPTEKRRKLSNVLISGLGGSGIGGTIAAEVVASEAGIPITTNNGYFVPGFVDDETLFIACSYSGNTEETLSATELAHEKGAKIVVISSGGKLKEMADKHHWDFIEIPGGQPPRASFGLSFPEVLYALHAHGIISKKFEKELEAGMKLLDDNESAIQKEALEVTEKLFGKIPVIYAADGFGGVATRFRQQINENSKMLCWHHVVPEMNHNELVGWRTKNDDLAVVLFRNESDFKRIQARMDINKGTFAEYTNTTVEIWSKGESDLQRSLYLIHIGDWITYFLAEKKGIDETEVKVIDHLKGELAKL; this is encoded by the coding sequence ATGAAAGAACTCATAAAAGACTTCACAAATCAGATTGCTCACGCGATTGTTATTGGCAATGCCTATTCTCCAACGGAGAAAAGACGAAAGCTGTCTAACGTGCTTATTTCGGGCCTTGGTGGCTCTGGAATTGGAGGAACGATTGCTGCGGAAGTAGTGGCTTCGGAAGCGGGAATTCCGATAACGACCAATAATGGTTATTTCGTTCCGGGTTTTGTGGATGACGAAACACTTTTTATTGCGTGTTCCTATTCAGGAAATACCGAAGAGACGTTAAGCGCCACAGAATTGGCGCACGAAAAAGGCGCGAAGATCGTTGTCATTTCCAGTGGTGGAAAGCTGAAGGAGATGGCCGATAAACATCACTGGGATTTCATTGAAATTCCAGGTGGTCAGCCGCCACGCGCAAGTTTTGGACTTTCCTTCCCCGAAGTACTTTACGCGCTTCATGCACACGGCATCATTTCGAAGAAATTCGAGAAAGAACTGGAAGCCGGAATGAAGCTTTTGGACGACAACGAATCGGCTATCCAAAAAGAGGCATTGGAAGTAACTGAAAAACTGTTTGGGAAGATTCCGGTGATCTATGCTGCTGATGGTTTTGGTGGTGTTGCTACTCGATTTCGCCAGCAGATAAACGAGAACAGTAAAATGCTTTGCTGGCATCATGTAGTTCCAGAAATGAACCATAATGAGCTGGTTGGTTGGAGAACCAAGAATGATGATTTGGCGGTTGTGTTATTCAGAAATGAATCTGATTTCAAGCGAATTCAGGCACGAATGGACATCAACAAAGGAACTTTTGCAGAGTATACAAATACAACTGTTGAGATTTGGTCGAAAGGAGAAAGCGACCTTCAACGATCACTCTATCTGATTCATATTGGTGACTGGATTACGTATTTCTTGGCCGAGAAAAAAGGCATTGACGAGACAGAAGTGAAGGTGATAGATCACCTAAAAGGAGAACTCGCAAAACTCTGA